In Arthrobacter sp. SLBN-83, one DNA window encodes the following:
- a CDS encoding DUF2273 domain-containing protein, protein MSLTVAGAAIGAFVAFMSLQFGLWGFLVSLLFMAIGALLGRAAEGKLDLRGVFDAIIGRRSSS, encoded by the coding sequence GTGAGCCTCACGGTGGCAGGCGCGGCGATCGGTGCCTTCGTTGCTTTCATGTCCCTGCAGTTCGGCCTGTGGGGCTTCCTTGTCTCCTTGCTCTTCATGGCCATCGGAGCGCTACTGGGCCGAGCTGCGGAAGGAAAACTGGACCTGCGCGGCGTGTTCGATGCCATCATCGGCCGGCGTTCCTCCTCATGA
- a CDS encoding Asp23/Gls24 family envelope stress response protein, translated as MEYQNPQPVVPSRPAASPAPGPGRTVISETAVAKVAGIAARAVPGVYSLGSGPSRALGAIRDAVGSSDHAAGVHAEVGETQVAVDITLVASYGTPLHSLANDVRAAVYRAVEELVGLQVIEVNVEITDVYVPPPVKTTPTASAEREELL; from the coding sequence ATGGAATACCAGAACCCACAACCCGTGGTGCCAAGCCGTCCCGCCGCAAGCCCGGCCCCGGGCCCCGGACGGACCGTCATCTCCGAGACTGCAGTGGCAAAGGTCGCAGGTATTGCCGCGCGGGCAGTTCCGGGCGTCTACTCCCTCGGTTCGGGTCCGTCCCGCGCCCTGGGCGCCATCCGTGACGCCGTCGGAAGCTCCGACCACGCCGCCGGTGTCCATGCTGAAGTGGGCGAAACCCAGGTGGCCGTGGACATCACCCTGGTGGCAAGCTACGGAACACCCCTGCACTCATTGGCCAACGACGTCCGCGCCGCTGTCTACCGGGCCGTCGAGGAACTGGTGGGCCTGCAGGTCATCGAGGTGAACGTGGAAATAACGGACGTCTACGTACCCCCGCCCGTCAAAACCACCCCAACCGCCAGCGCCGAACGGGAGGAACTGCTGTGA
- a CDS encoding PHP domain-containing protein — MDAVAALNEIAFWLERGRAATFKVQAFRKAAAAIGPLGPDEVAARARTGRLKSMKGIGDRTYAVIRQAVDGQVPDYLADLREKGAQPLASGGADLRAALRGDLHSHSEWSDGGSPIELMVAAAEVLGREYVALTDHSPNLTIANGLSAERLLEQLDVVAGINSNGGATRLLTGIEVDILESGELDQEPELLERLDIVVASVHSKLRADRKTMTMRMLGGIQDPQTNVLGHCTGRLVEGSRGTRPPSEFDAKEVFAACAEHNVAVEINSRPERQDPPDALIQLALEAGCLFSIDSDAHAPGQLDFLQYGAERAARNDVPAERIITTWPVEKLLAWAGGK, encoded by the coding sequence ATGGATGCCGTCGCAGCGCTCAACGAGATTGCTTTCTGGCTGGAGCGCGGACGCGCCGCCACGTTCAAAGTCCAGGCCTTCCGCAAGGCGGCGGCCGCCATCGGGCCTCTTGGCCCTGATGAAGTGGCCGCACGCGCCCGCACCGGCCGGCTCAAATCCATGAAGGGGATCGGCGACCGGACCTATGCGGTGATCCGGCAGGCCGTGGACGGCCAGGTCCCGGATTACCTCGCTGACCTCAGGGAGAAGGGGGCCCAGCCGCTGGCATCCGGCGGGGCGGACCTGCGGGCGGCGCTTCGCGGAGACCTGCACAGCCACAGCGAATGGTCCGACGGCGGCTCCCCCATTGAGCTGATGGTGGCTGCTGCGGAGGTGCTGGGCAGGGAGTACGTGGCCCTGACCGACCACTCCCCCAACCTCACGATCGCCAACGGGCTGTCGGCCGAGCGCCTGCTGGAGCAACTGGATGTGGTGGCCGGCATCAACAGCAACGGCGGGGCCACCCGGCTCCTGACCGGAATCGAAGTGGACATCCTGGAGTCCGGCGAACTGGACCAGGAGCCGGAACTGCTGGAGCGCCTGGATATTGTGGTGGCCAGCGTCCATTCAAAGCTGCGCGCTGACCGGAAGACCATGACCATGCGGATGCTCGGCGGCATCCAGGATCCGCAGACCAACGTCCTGGGCCACTGCACCGGCCGCCTTGTGGAGGGCTCACGAGGGACGCGGCCGCCGTCGGAATTCGACGCCAAGGAGGTCTTCGCAGCTTGCGCGGAGCACAACGTCGCCGTGGAGATCAATTCCCGCCCGGAGCGGCAGGATCCACCCGACGCCCTGATCCAGTTGGCGTTGGAGGCGGGCTGCCTGTTCTCCATCGACAGTGACGCCCACGCACCGGGACAACTGGACTTCCTGCAGTACGGGGCAGAACGGGCCGCCCGCAACGACGTCCCGGCCGAACGGATCATTACCACCTGGCCCGTGGAGAAGCTGCTCGCTTGGGCTGGTGGGAAGTAG
- a CDS encoding DMT family transporter, whose translation MPSTSPARQPLPPQAPAAAPVKALGVAAMVVTVVLWASAFVGIRAIGPHFSPGSLTLGRLAIAAVVLAFLVVPQLLRSRLLPKGREWLPILAYGVMWFGGYNVALNAAEHILDAGTSALLINVNPILVAIMAGIFLKEGFPRWLLIGSTVAFAGVALIALGSGQPRTPGESSTADLAGVALCLLAAVLAAVSVIIQKPVVRKFPAAQATWFGIVVGALCCLPFAGQLASEVQAAPPQATLGLVYLGVFPTAIAFTTWAYALSLVDAGKLAATTYLVPGTTVLISWLLLGEIPTAWGLVGGLVCLVGVGLTRRRSRTDRLRQQRVQR comes from the coding sequence ATGCCTTCCACCAGTCCCGCGCGCCAACCACTTCCTCCCCAAGCTCCAGCGGCTGCTCCCGTCAAAGCCTTAGGCGTGGCCGCCATGGTGGTTACCGTGGTGCTGTGGGCCTCGGCGTTCGTGGGCATCCGGGCCATCGGCCCGCACTTCTCCCCCGGCTCCCTGACGCTGGGCAGGCTGGCGATTGCCGCCGTCGTCCTGGCCTTCCTGGTGGTGCCGCAACTGCTCAGGAGCAGGCTGTTGCCCAAGGGCCGCGAGTGGCTGCCCATCCTCGCCTACGGTGTGATGTGGTTCGGCGGCTACAACGTGGCGTTGAACGCCGCGGAGCACATCCTTGATGCCGGCACCAGCGCCCTGCTGATCAACGTCAACCCCATCCTGGTGGCCATCATGGCGGGCATCTTCCTCAAGGAAGGGTTTCCGCGCTGGCTCCTCATCGGCAGCACGGTGGCGTTTGCCGGGGTCGCGCTGATCGCCCTCGGTTCGGGGCAGCCGCGCACACCAGGGGAAAGTTCGACGGCGGACCTGGCGGGTGTGGCGCTTTGCCTCCTTGCAGCGGTGCTCGCCGCGGTCAGTGTCATCATCCAGAAACCGGTGGTGCGGAAATTCCCGGCGGCCCAGGCGACATGGTTCGGCATCGTGGTGGGAGCACTGTGCTGCCTGCCCTTCGCAGGGCAGCTGGCATCCGAGGTACAGGCCGCCCCGCCCCAGGCCACGTTGGGGCTGGTGTACCTTGGCGTTTTCCCGACGGCCATCGCCTTCACCACCTGGGCTTACGCGTTGTCACTGGTCGATGCGGGGAAGCTGGCCGCCACCACCTACCTGGTCCCCGGCACCACCGTCCTGATCTCCTGGCTGCTGCTGGGCGAGATCCCCACCGCCTGGGGCCTGGTGGGCGGGCTGGTGTGCCTGGTGGGAGTGGGGCTGACCCGGCGCAGGTCCCGGACGGACCGCCTCCGGCAACAACGCGTCCAGCGGTAA
- a CDS encoding metallopeptidase family protein produces MPTNLPPGLPIVPDGPHEPSGFTMSPDDFEAAVQDALDSIPERLARAMDNVAAFIDDDYVPGPGEDPDTVLLGLYEGVPLTERDSWWDAGSLPDRITIFREPILEICASRDDVIHEVAVTVVHEIAHHFGISDDRLHELGWG; encoded by the coding sequence ATGCCAACCAACCTGCCGCCGGGCCTGCCGATCGTTCCCGACGGCCCGCACGAACCTTCCGGTTTCACCATGTCCCCCGACGACTTTGAGGCCGCCGTCCAGGACGCCCTGGACAGCATCCCGGAACGGCTGGCCCGCGCCATGGACAACGTCGCGGCCTTCATCGACGACGATTACGTGCCGGGGCCCGGGGAGGATCCGGACACCGTGCTGCTGGGGCTGTACGAAGGGGTTCCGCTGACGGAGCGCGATTCATGGTGGGATGCTGGATCCCTACCGGACCGGATAACGATCTTCCGCGAACCGATCCTGGAGATCTGTGCCTCGCGGGACGACGTGATCCACGAAGTGGCGGTGACCGTGGTCCACGAAATCGCGCACCACTTCGGCATTTCCGATGACCGGCTGCACGAACTGGGCTGGGGCTAG
- a CDS encoding cation diffusion facilitator family transporter has protein sequence MGHDHSHSHGITATGRHRKGLVAVLGITLGVVVIQIVGSVFSGSLSLLADAGHMLSDAAGVTIALLAAWIAGRPASDQRTYGFQRAEVLAALANALILIVISVVIFTEAIRRFGAPPEVQTGIMLFAAILGAVANLVSLLVLRTAQGESLNIRGAYLEVLGDLLGSVAVIIAAVVIMLTGFQGADTIASVLIALMILPRAWTLLRDVVDVLLEASPKGVEVQMIREHILSVAGVTDVHDIHIWTITSGVPVFSAHVVVEDGVLNARGADQLLDKLITCLGSHFDTDHCTFQLEPASHSEHEERQHACTDTPPRILPLMTLLWFMLLM, from the coding sequence ATGGGACACGACCACAGCCACAGCCACGGGATCACCGCCACCGGGCGGCACCGGAAAGGACTTGTGGCCGTCCTGGGAATCACCCTCGGCGTAGTGGTCATCCAGATCGTGGGGTCCGTGTTTTCCGGCTCGCTCTCCCTGCTGGCGGACGCGGGGCACATGCTCTCCGATGCGGCCGGGGTCACCATCGCCCTGCTGGCTGCGTGGATCGCGGGCCGGCCCGCGAGCGATCAGCGGACTTATGGCTTCCAGCGGGCCGAGGTTCTCGCGGCCCTGGCCAACGCACTGATCCTGATCGTGATCTCCGTGGTCATTTTCACTGAAGCCATCCGGCGGTTCGGCGCACCCCCGGAAGTGCAGACGGGCATCATGCTGTTTGCCGCCATCCTCGGCGCCGTGGCCAACCTGGTATCGCTGCTGGTCCTGCGTACGGCGCAGGGGGAAAGCCTGAACATCCGCGGCGCCTACCTTGAAGTGCTCGGCGACCTCCTGGGCTCGGTGGCCGTCATCATCGCCGCCGTGGTGATCATGCTGACCGGCTTCCAGGGAGCGGACACCATTGCCTCCGTCCTGATCGCACTGATGATCCTCCCGCGGGCGTGGACCCTGCTGCGCGATGTGGTGGACGTCCTGCTGGAAGCCAGCCCGAAGGGAGTGGAGGTGCAGATGATCCGCGAGCACATCCTTTCGGTGGCGGGTGTGACCGACGTCCATGACATCCACATCTGGACCATCACGTCAGGTGTACCGGTGTTCTCGGCCCACGTGGTGGTGGAGGACGGCGTGCTCAACGCCCGGGGCGCCGACCAACTGCTGGACAAGCTCATCACCTGCCTGGGATCCCACTTCGACACTGACCACTGCACCTTCCAGCTGGAACCGGCCAGCCACTCGGAGCACGAGGAACGCCAACACGCCTGCACCGACACACCCCCGCGGATTCTGCCGCTAATGACACTGTTGTGGTTTATGTTATTGATGTGA
- a CDS encoding C40 family peptidase, with product MALSGSGRRTAVLCAAVVLFASVATPAAAVPALPLPLTVPASPEIPSLEDIAAAKASESATADKVTDIERILADASTAQQAAFAVAMQANNAYSEALVELQQRTEAASVASAKADSAREQQDKTRKQVGQLAGDLYRNGGLNPTLGSFASGSETLQQAATLEALSASRSRAFEAADAAATAYRSLTAAADDATKAADDAAKTAEQRKSQAEQANAAQAKAVADAKAQRTVLVDQLAQLRNTTVALESARVDALDRQREEARLAALSAAADKAAADKAAQDQAAQNQAAQNQGGQNQGGQNQAPAGQNNRSQDAAPAAPAPAPAPAAPAAPAPVAPAPAPAPVAPAPAPAAPAPAAPAPAPAPAAPAPAPAPVAPAPAPVAPAPAPAPSTGSGTYEAAISVALGKVGAPYYYQWGGTGVYGFDCSGLVQNAFAAAGQYLPRTASQQYAAAPVHVPISQARRGDLLVWGSAPNFYHVAIYLGNGQVVQALNPQEGITVSSISSMVGMELYPYAARY from the coding sequence ATGGCTTTATCCGGATCCGGCCGCAGGACGGCCGTGCTTTGCGCCGCCGTCGTCCTTTTTGCTTCCGTGGCAACGCCGGCGGCCGCGGTCCCGGCACTGCCCCTCCCCCTGACCGTTCCGGCGTCGCCCGAGATCCCGTCGCTCGAGGACATTGCCGCAGCCAAGGCCAGCGAGTCCGCAACGGCGGACAAGGTCACCGACATCGAGCGCATCCTGGCCGACGCGTCCACCGCCCAGCAGGCCGCGTTTGCGGTGGCCATGCAGGCCAACAACGCCTACAGCGAGGCCCTGGTGGAACTGCAGCAGCGGACCGAGGCGGCATCAGTCGCCTCAGCCAAGGCCGACTCTGCCCGGGAACAGCAGGACAAAACCCGCAAGCAGGTGGGCCAGCTCGCCGGCGACCTGTACCGCAATGGCGGCCTGAACCCCACCCTCGGAAGCTTCGCCAGCGGCAGTGAAACCCTGCAGCAGGCCGCCACGCTCGAGGCCCTCTCTGCCAGCCGCAGCCGGGCCTTTGAAGCTGCCGACGCCGCAGCCACCGCCTACCGTTCCCTGACCGCAGCTGCGGACGACGCCACCAAGGCTGCCGACGACGCAGCCAAGACGGCGGAACAGCGGAAGTCCCAGGCGGAACAGGCCAACGCCGCGCAGGCCAAGGCCGTGGCCGACGCCAAGGCCCAGCGGACCGTCCTGGTGGACCAACTCGCACAGCTCCGCAACACCACGGTGGCGCTCGAATCAGCCCGCGTAGATGCCTTGGATCGGCAGCGCGAGGAGGCCCGCCTCGCCGCGCTGTCCGCAGCTGCGGACAAGGCTGCAGCCGACAAGGCCGCCCAGGATCAGGCAGCCCAAAACCAGGCAGCGCAGAACCAAGGCGGGCAGAACCAAGGCGGGCAGAACCAGGCTCCTGCCGGCCAGAACAACCGCAGCCAGGACGCGGCCCCTGCGGCACCAGCTCCCGCGCCGGCCCCCGCAGCGCCGGCCGCGCCGGCACCTGTTGCACCCGCGCCGGCCCCCGCGCCCGTTGCTCCGGCACCTGCTCCTGCTGCGCCTGCACCCGCTGCGCCGGCTCCTGCCCCTGCTCCCGCTGCGCCGGCTCCTGCCCCTGCTCCCGTGGCCCCGGCACCTGCTCCGGTCGCACCCGCACCCGCCCCTGCACCTTCCACGGGTTCAGGCACCTATGAGGCAGCGATCTCCGTAGCCCTGGGGAAGGTGGGTGCCCCGTACTACTACCAGTGGGGCGGTACCGGAGTCTACGGCTTCGACTGCTCCGGGCTGGTGCAGAACGCCTTCGCCGCCGCCGGCCAGTATCTGCCGCGAACAGCCTCCCAGCAGTACGCGGCTGCCCCGGTCCACGTCCCGATTTCACAAGCCCGCCGCGGCGACTTGCTGGTCTGGGGCTCGGCACCGAACTTCTACCACGTAGCCATCTACCTGGGAAATGGCCAAGTGGTGCAGGCCCTCAATCCGCAGGAGGGCATCACCGTTTCCAGCATCAGCTCCATGGTGGGCATGGAGCTTTACCCGTACGCAGCCCGCTACTGA
- a CDS encoding ABC transporter permease gives MPEAAGTARPAAAPRSSGFSLLGSELKVLFGRRRTWALLLALAAIPVLIAIAVKVSSAVPPGRGPAFLDRITQNGLFVAFTAMLVSVPLFMPLAVGVVAGDTIAGEANLGTLRYLLVAPAGRVRLLLVKYAGALAFCIAAPLTVGAAGAAIGAALFPVGPVTLLSGGVVQPGEAALRIVLIAAYLAVSLAGLSAIGLFLSTLTVVPVGAMAATVVVSVVSQVADQLPQLEWLHPWLFSHYWLVFGDMLRQPLVWDSFASNALLQAGYVAVFGALAYGRFVTKDILS, from the coding sequence ATGCCCGAAGCCGCCGGAACGGCCCGGCCGGCAGCAGCACCGCGAAGCTCCGGGTTCTCCCTGCTGGGGTCCGAGCTCAAGGTCCTGTTCGGGCGCCGGCGGACCTGGGCGCTGCTCCTGGCCCTGGCCGCCATCCCGGTCCTCATCGCCATCGCAGTGAAGGTCTCTTCCGCCGTCCCGCCCGGCCGGGGTCCCGCGTTCCTTGACCGGATCACCCAAAACGGCCTGTTCGTTGCCTTCACCGCGATGCTGGTCTCCGTACCGCTGTTCATGCCGCTTGCGGTAGGGGTGGTGGCCGGGGACACCATCGCCGGGGAGGCGAACCTGGGAACCCTCAGGTACCTGCTGGTGGCACCGGCCGGACGGGTGCGGCTCCTGCTGGTCAAGTACGCAGGCGCGTTGGCCTTCTGCATCGCGGCACCCTTGACCGTGGGCGCCGCAGGTGCGGCCATCGGAGCGGCCCTTTTCCCGGTGGGCCCGGTGACGCTGCTCTCCGGCGGCGTGGTCCAGCCGGGCGAAGCTGCCCTGCGCATCGTGCTGATCGCCGCCTACCTGGCGGTGTCCCTGGCGGGCCTGTCCGCAATTGGGCTGTTCCTGTCCACCCTGACCGTGGTTCCGGTCGGAGCGATGGCCGCCACCGTGGTGGTTTCGGTGGTGTCGCAGGTCGCGGACCAGTTGCCGCAGCTGGAGTGGCTGCACCCGTGGCTCTTCAGCCACTACTGGCTCGTTTTCGGCGACATGCTGCGCCAGCCGCTGGTGTGGGATTCCTTCGCCAGCAACGCCCTGCTCCAGGCCGGATACGTGGCAGTGTTCGGAGCGCTCGCCTATGGCCGGTTCGTCACCAAGGACATTCTGAGCTGA
- a CDS encoding ABC transporter ATP-binding protein encodes MSGALAIETRSLSKHFGQQAAVDRVDLAVPHGTVFGFLGPNGSGKTTTIRMLLGLAAASAGTVSLLGREMPDKLHEVLPRVGALVEGPAFYPFLSGAANLHRLDSASPHTVPATRKARVQQALERVGLEHAAGKRVHAYSLGMKQRLGIANALLSPRDLLVLDEPTNGLDPQGTREVRNLVRSLAHEGTTVFVSSHLLAEVDQMCTHAAVMSAGRLVAQGPLAELRQAGSTRLRLVTPDGGTAREVLARLGLAPDPGQAEPRAQADGETVVAVLQAGAQQPEVLPEDVVAHLVQAGVRVRGFAVERESLEDRFVALTGEGFDVAQ; translated from the coding sequence GTGAGCGGCGCCCTGGCGATTGAAACCCGGAGCCTGAGCAAGCACTTTGGCCAGCAGGCCGCCGTCGACCGCGTGGACCTGGCCGTTCCGCACGGGACGGTCTTCGGTTTCCTGGGGCCCAACGGGTCCGGCAAGACCACCACCATCCGCATGCTGCTGGGCCTGGCCGCAGCGTCCGCCGGGACGGTAAGCCTGCTGGGCCGCGAGATGCCGGACAAACTCCACGAGGTCCTCCCGCGCGTGGGCGCCCTGGTTGAAGGGCCGGCCTTCTACCCCTTCCTCTCCGGCGCCGCCAACCTCCACCGGCTGGATTCAGCCAGCCCCCACACCGTGCCCGCCACCCGGAAGGCGCGGGTGCAGCAGGCGCTGGAGCGCGTGGGCCTGGAACACGCCGCAGGTAAACGGGTGCACGCGTATTCGCTGGGAATGAAGCAGCGGCTGGGCATTGCGAACGCCCTGCTCTCGCCGCGGGACCTGCTGGTGCTGGACGAGCCAACCAATGGGCTGGATCCGCAGGGCACCCGGGAAGTGCGCAACCTGGTGCGGTCCCTGGCGCATGAGGGCACCACCGTTTTTGTGTCCAGCCACCTGCTGGCCGAGGTGGACCAGATGTGCACCCACGCCGCGGTGATGAGTGCCGGCAGGCTTGTGGCGCAGGGGCCGCTGGCTGAGCTGCGGCAGGCAGGGTCCACCCGGCTTCGGTTGGTGACGCCCGACGGCGGGACGGCCCGGGAGGTCCTGGCCCGGCTGGGGTTGGCACCTGACCCCGGACAGGCTGAACCGCGTGCACAAGCCGATGGGGAGACCGTTGTGGCAGTGCTCCAGGCCGGCGCCCAACAGCCGGAGGTGCTCCCGGAGGACGTCGTGGCGCACCTGGTGCAGGCCGGGGTCCGGGTCCGGGGCTTCGCCGTCGAGCGTGAAAGCCTTGAAGACCGCTTTGTTGCCCTCACCGGGGAAGGATTCGACGTTGCCCAGTAG
- a CDS encoding LolA family protein, giving the protein MNTTAPARRAWLRWLPAVAAPVVIAAGALAGSLPAGASDPLPAKTPAQVLELAASHQVQVFSGTVEQSADLGLPELPATGKPSASASPGSVASVIELLSGKHTARVFMDGKDNARVQVMDQLAERDVVRHGNDVWFYSSKDNTAAHIAMPARDAALSKDHQGAGGMHTPAEMAQQFLSKVDSTIAVSVGPDVSVAGRAAYNLLIEPRTDATLVGKVAIAVDGQNGMPLSVQMTARGADKPAFSSGFTSLSLAVPDQSVFAFTPPPGSTVKELPVPDKSLEQADGSHQDAMYKGAKGQVSVTGTGWETVVGTAKGNAPTAESVLQDPLLSQAAVAVPGGRLLSTALLNVLVTDDGRVFAGMVPPEQLQSAAAAQ; this is encoded by the coding sequence GTGAATACCACAGCACCAGCCCGCCGGGCGTGGCTGCGGTGGCTGCCTGCCGTGGCGGCACCGGTCGTCATTGCCGCGGGCGCCCTCGCAGGCTCCCTCCCGGCAGGGGCCAGCGACCCCTTGCCGGCCAAGACGCCCGCCCAAGTCCTGGAGCTGGCAGCCAGCCATCAGGTGCAGGTATTTTCGGGGACCGTGGAGCAGTCGGCCGACCTGGGGTTGCCGGAGCTTCCGGCTACCGGCAAGCCGTCCGCGTCCGCGTCCCCCGGCAGCGTGGCTTCCGTGATTGAGCTGTTGTCCGGCAAGCACACCGCCCGTGTCTTCATGGACGGCAAGGACAATGCCCGGGTGCAGGTGATGGACCAACTGGCCGAGCGGGATGTCGTCCGCCATGGCAACGATGTGTGGTTCTACTCGTCCAAGGACAACACGGCAGCGCATATTGCGATGCCTGCGCGCGACGCCGCGCTGTCAAAGGACCACCAGGGTGCGGGCGGAATGCACACGCCAGCCGAAATGGCCCAGCAGTTCCTGTCAAAGGTTGACTCCACCATTGCCGTTTCCGTGGGGCCGGACGTTTCCGTTGCCGGCCGGGCAGCCTACAACCTGCTGATTGAGCCACGCACAGACGCAACCTTGGTGGGCAAGGTGGCCATCGCCGTCGACGGTCAAAACGGCATGCCCCTGTCCGTCCAGATGACCGCACGCGGAGCGGACAAGCCCGCTTTCAGCTCCGGCTTCACCAGCCTCTCCCTGGCCGTGCCCGATCAGTCGGTCTTCGCCTTCACTCCGCCGCCGGGCAGCACCGTCAAGGAACTCCCGGTTCCGGACAAGTCCCTTGAACAGGCTGATGGTTCCCATCAGGACGCCATGTACAAGGGCGCCAAGGGGCAAGTGTCCGTGACCGGCACAGGCTGGGAAACCGTGGTGGGCACCGCAAAGGGTAATGCCCCGACAGCCGAATCCGTCCTGCAGGATCCGCTGTTGTCCCAGGCCGCCGTCGCCGTACCCGGTGGCCGGCTGCTCTCCACCGCACTCCTGAACGTCCTGGTCACCGATGACGGACGCGTCTTCGCGGGAATGGTGCCGCCGGAACAGCTGCAGTCGGCAGCAGCGGCCCAGTAA